A region of Saccharococcus thermophilus DNA encodes the following proteins:
- a CDS encoding helix-turn-helix transcriptional regulator, protein MDKQEVIDLLSSKMKLIRVEKGYTQDKMAEVLGISKKTLVQIEKGRTQANWTQVVALCALFRDSEIIESVLGDSPLEVIETIAHEEIDAPKGKTFGGKVWWKEIKRMGPFRLQQNLISKHYRILDIYDDRWYSSFDKEEALRRLEELARAAKM, encoded by the coding sequence ATGGATAAACAAGAAGTAATCGATCTTCTCTCCAGTAAAATGAAGTTAATTCGCGTCGAAAAAGGGTATACGCAAGATAAGATGGCAGAAGTGTTAGGGATTTCGAAAAAAACGCTCGTGCAAATTGAAAAAGGGCGGACGCAGGCGAACTGGACGCAAGTCGTCGCGCTATGCGCACTATTCCGTGATAGCGAAATTATCGAATCGGTGCTTGGCGATAGCCCGCTTGAAGTGATTGAAACGATCGCCCATGAAGAAATTGATGCGCCGAAAGGAAAAACGTTCGGCGGAAAAGTATGGTGGAAAGAGATTAAACGCATGGGGCCGTTTCGCCTCCAGCAAAATCTCATCAGCAAGCATTACCGCATTTTAGATATATATGATGACCGTTGGTACAGTTCTTTTGACAAAGAGGAGGCGCTAAGGCGGCTCGAGGAATTGGCGCGGGCGGCAAAAATGTAG
- a CDS encoding DNA topoisomerase III, producing MKVIIAEKPDQGATLASIFKNKKQQGYIEIFPNELFPKGAYMTWAVGHLLQLVPPERYRPEWKQWKLETLPIIPERFQYEVEKAKAKQFAIVKELLRKPEVTEIIHAGDAGREGELIVRNIIQMSGVKKPMKRLWLSSLTPKAIEEGFRQLLDEAETRNLYEEAYVRACADWLVGMNASRVYSILLKQKGMNDVFSVGRVQTPTLAFIVKREKEIEQFRPEPFWEVMATFHIDGKQYEGKWVDEKGETRLKDKQLAQKIAQFCRNKHAEVKEVQTERKTFLPPLLFNLSSLQATANKIYQFSPKKTLDILQQLYQKGIVSYPRSDSNYVTKGEAETFPDILQKLRALPEYRSLFPLPNASILHNKRYVNEKKVTDHYAIIPTEQVTDPAKLSADERKIYDLVVRRLIAAHYEAAVFDYTTVTTLVDGRARFISKGKQQIQEGWRKVIAPREEDEEAILPALRQGESGDVLDVRVKEGKTQPPKRYTEGQLITLMKTAGKFLDNEELEKVLAKTEGLGTEATRAAIITTLKERNYIEVKKNQVYATDKAKVLIEAIGDKILASPEMTAKWEQRLSEIGEGRASAAHFMEQVKRLSAKIVEDALAASQSWNFAGLDTASIQRTTSKATLGKPVGTCKLCGGTVIDKGTFYGCANYAKTKCSFTISKKILGKTISQANVRKLLEHGKTNIIKGFKKGEKTFDAVLVWDEKEKKITFSFPKK from the coding sequence ATGAAAGTGATTATCGCCGAAAAACCAGATCAAGGCGCGACGCTTGCGTCCATTTTTAAAAACAAAAAACAACAAGGATATATCGAAATTTTCCCAAATGAATTGTTTCCGAAAGGAGCGTATATGACGTGGGCGGTCGGGCATCTTTTGCAGCTCGTGCCGCCCGAGCGGTACCGCCCTGAATGGAAACAATGGAAGCTCGAGACGCTGCCGATTATTCCGGAGCGTTTTCAATATGAGGTGGAAAAAGCGAAAGCAAAGCAGTTTGCGATTGTGAAAGAGTTGCTTCGCAAACCGGAAGTGACGGAAATTATCCATGCCGGTGACGCCGGAAGAGAAGGGGAGCTGATTGTCCGCAATATTATTCAGATGAGCGGCGTGAAAAAGCCGATGAAGCGGCTTTGGCTTTCGTCGTTAACGCCGAAAGCGATTGAGGAAGGCTTCCGCCAGCTGTTAGATGAAGCCGAAACAAGAAATTTATATGAAGAAGCGTATGTACGCGCTTGTGCCGATTGGCTTGTCGGCATGAACGCTTCGCGCGTGTACAGCATTTTGCTAAAGCAAAAAGGGATGAATGATGTCTTTTCGGTTGGACGAGTCCAAACGCCAACGCTTGCGTTCATCGTAAAGCGGGAAAAGGAAATCGAACAGTTTCGTCCCGAGCCGTTTTGGGAAGTCATGGCAACATTTCACATTGACGGCAAGCAATACGAAGGGAAATGGGTGGACGAAAAAGGGGAAACGCGTCTGAAAGACAAGCAGTTGGCACAAAAAATCGCCCAATTCTGCCGAAACAAGCATGCCGAAGTAAAAGAGGTTCAGACAGAAAGAAAAACGTTTCTTCCGCCGCTGTTATTCAATTTGTCCTCTTTGCAGGCAACGGCGAACAAGATATACCAATTTTCACCGAAAAAGACGCTCGATATTTTGCAACAATTGTATCAAAAAGGCATCGTGTCGTATCCGCGTTCCGACTCGAACTATGTGACCAAAGGCGAGGCGGAAACGTTCCCGGACATTTTGCAAAAATTGCGGGCGCTTCCGGAGTACCGGTCGCTTTTTCCGTTGCCGAACGCGTCTATTTTACATAATAAACGTTATGTTAATGAAAAAAAGGTGACCGACCACTATGCGATCATCCCGACGGAGCAAGTGACCGATCCGGCAAAGCTATCAGCGGATGAGCGGAAAATTTACGATTTGGTCGTGCGCCGTCTCATTGCCGCGCATTATGAAGCGGCGGTGTTTGACTACACGACCGTCACGACGCTTGTTGATGGGCGCGCCCGCTTTATTTCAAAAGGTAAGCAGCAAATTCAGGAAGGATGGCGGAAAGTGATTGCGCCGCGTGAAGAGGACGAGGAAGCGATCCTTCCGGCGCTTCGGCAAGGAGAAAGCGGCGATGTGCTCGATGTCCGAGTCAAAGAAGGAAAGACTCAGCCGCCAAAACGGTATACGGAAGGGCAATTGATTACGCTGATGAAAACGGCGGGGAAATTTTTAGATAACGAAGAATTGGAAAAAGTGCTCGCCAAAACGGAGGGCCTCGGCACGGAAGCGACGCGCGCGGCCATCATTACGACGCTAAAAGAGCGAAATTATATCGAAGTAAAGAAAAATCAAGTATATGCGACCGACAAAGCAAAAGTGCTCATCGAAGCGATTGGCGATAAAATTTTGGCTTCTCCGGAAATGACGGCGAAGTGGGAACAGCGCTTAAGCGAGATTGGTGAAGGAAGAGCTTCAGCGGCTCATTTTATGGAGCAAGTAAAAAGATTATCGGCAAAAATCGTTGAAGATGCGCTTGCCGCGTCGCAGAGCTGGAACTTTGCCGGACTCGATACAGCATCGATTCAACGCACCACATCGAAAGCGACGTTAGGAAAACCGGTCGGCACCTGCAAGCTGTGCGGCGGAACGGTCATTGACAAAGGGACATTTTACGGCTGCGCCAATTATGCCAAAACGAAATGCTCGTTTACGATTTCGAAAAAAATTCTCGGCAAAACGATTTCGCAAGCGAATGTGAGAAAACTGCTCGAGCACGGCAAAACGAACATCATTAAAGGGTTTAAAAAAGGGGAGAAAACGTTTGATGCGGTGTTAGTGTGGGATGAAAAGGAGAAAAAAATAACGTTTTCGTTTCCGAAAAAATAA
- a CDS encoding sirohydrochlorin chelatase — protein MKAVLFVGHGSREPEGNDQVRQFVEHLKPHIAASLHVETSFLEFGLPTIREGIDRCVDAGAREIIVIPIILLPAGHSKLHIPSEIDEAKKHYPHVAFIYGRPIGIHEQTFSILKTRLQEIGENIEKPDPETAVVLLGRGGSDPDANSDLYKISRLFWEQTNYFLVEPAFMGVTTPLLEDGVERCVKLGARKVVVLPYFLFTGVLIKRLEEKVKQFRFQYPQVDFALAGYFGFHPKLKTIVLDRLEEALGKTVMMNCDMCQYRLHAAEHHHHHHHHH, from the coding sequence ATGAAAGCAGTATTGTTTGTCGGGCACGGCAGCCGTGAACCGGAAGGAAACGACCAAGTCCGGCAGTTTGTCGAGCATCTAAAACCGCACATTGCAGCATCCTTACATGTCGAAACGAGTTTTTTAGAATTTGGACTGCCAACGATTCGCGAAGGGATTGACCGTTGTGTCGATGCCGGGGCTCGCGAAATTATCGTTATTCCGATTATTTTGCTGCCAGCGGGCCATTCGAAGCTGCATATTCCATCGGAGATCGATGAAGCAAAGAAGCATTATCCGCATGTGGCTTTCATCTATGGCCGACCAATTGGCATTCATGAGCAAACGTTTTCGATCTTAAAAACGAGATTACAAGAAATCGGTGAAAATATAGAAAAACCTGACCCGGAAACAGCGGTAGTGCTGCTTGGTCGCGGGGGAAGCGACCCTGATGCGAACAGCGATTTATATAAAATTTCCCGCTTATTTTGGGAACAAACGAACTATTTCCTTGTAGAACCAGCATTTATGGGAGTAACGACGCCATTGTTAGAAGATGGAGTGGAACGGTGCGTGAAGCTAGGGGCGCGGAAAGTGGTGGTTTTGCCGTACTTTTTGTTTACCGGCGTGCTTATCAAGCGTCTTGAAGAAAAAGTAAAACAATTTCGTTTTCAGTATCCGCAAGTCGATTTTGCGCTAGCAGGTTACTTTGGATTTCATCCGAAGCTAAAAACAATTGTGCTTGACAGATTAGAAGAAGCGCTTGGCAAGACGGTTATGATGAACTGTGATATGTGTCAATATCGGCTTCATGCTGCAGAGCATCACCATCATCACCACCATCATCATTAA
- a CDS encoding energy-coupling factor ABC transporter substrate-binding protein, translating to MKRSLFLLVFAVLLAATPLLFIHHSNFGGTDDRAKKTIQVIAPHYKPWAQSIFEPPGGEVQTLLFSVQAAVGAGIIGYIIGVYKGRENRREESK from the coding sequence ATGAAGAGAAGTCTTTTTCTCCTCGTTTTTGCTGTTTTATTAGCAGCGACGCCGTTATTGTTCATTCATCACTCTAATTTTGGCGGCACGGATGACCGAGCGAAAAAAACGATTCAGGTGATTGCTCCTCATTATAAGCCTTGGGCGCAATCAATATTTGAGCCGCCAGGCGGAGAGGTGCAAACGTTGCTGTTTTCTGTGCAAGCGGCGGTCGGCGCCGGTATTATTGGCTATATTATCGGCGTCTATAAAGGTCGGGAGAACCGAAGAGAGGAATCAAAATGA
- a CDS encoding (2Fe-2S) ferredoxin domain-containing protein: MTTWNLIGMKHHVLICNGGSCMRKEGEEVTLAIREEIALLELDGIVHTTRTRCNGRCQDACVVIVYPEGVWYNGVTPKKAREIVRRHLRDGEWLEETITYHYEGTQGLMMLKQSNAPLGISKLSKAMGGTKV; this comes from the coding sequence ATGACAACATGGAATTTAATCGGAATGAAACATCATGTGCTGATTTGCAACGGAGGCAGCTGTATGCGTAAAGAGGGAGAGGAAGTAACGCTTGCCATCCGTGAAGAAATCGCACTGTTGGAGTTAGATGGCATTGTACATACGACGCGGACTCGCTGCAATGGTCGTTGCCAAGACGCGTGTGTAGTCATCGTTTACCCTGAAGGCGTATGGTACAACGGTGTGACGCCGAAAAAAGCAAGGGAGATTGTACGAAGGCATTTACGAGATGGGGAATGGCTGGAAGAAACGATAACGTACCATTATGAAGGGACGCAAGGATTGATGATGTTAAAACAATCAAACGCCCCTCTAGGAATCTCGAAATTATCTAAAGCAATGGGAGGAACGAAAGTATGA
- the cobJ gene encoding precorrin-3B C(17)-methyltransferase encodes MKGKLLIVGFGPGSEEHMTKRAREAIEESDIIIGYKTYVDLVADLISNKQVISTGMTEEVSRAQEAVKWAERGKTVAVISSGDAGVYGMAGLVYEVLIEKGWTRESDIEVEVIPGISAINSCAALLGAPIMHDACTISLSDHLTPWALIEKRIEAAAAADFVIALYNPKSGRRTRQIVEAQRILLRYRSPNTPVGLVKSAYRTRQHIVLTDLAHMLDYDIGMLTTVIIGNSSTFVYDGLMITPRGYQRKYTLSAAEQPLKPHERLRKEAEPWALDQKKSEPVREVAEAALQKLAIRHQDTTTFAPAIFEIAVSPGVANKNFTPKQMMVLADIVDEDGTMMYTPDHYLKLEVPTSDPDLIIARLKEAGLTVAPVGDVLTLKACDFCDGEKKDAIPYAEQLYEQLGGMALPKELKLGVNGCGMACYGAVREDIGVVYRKGAFDLFLGGKTVGRNAHPGQLVAEGIPPSEIVSVVTRIIQEYKERAHPNERFHKFFKRVKQVGGFVYQEAKQAAKIEVPACGE; translated from the coding sequence ATGAAAGGAAAATTGCTGATTGTCGGATTTGGCCCAGGCAGCGAAGAACATATGACAAAGCGAGCGCGGGAAGCAATTGAAGAAAGCGATATTATTATCGGTTATAAAACGTACGTTGACCTAGTTGCGGATTTAATTAGCAATAAACAAGTTATTAGTACCGGAATGACGGAAGAAGTAAGCCGCGCCCAAGAGGCGGTGAAATGGGCGGAACGCGGAAAAACAGTTGCCGTCATTTCAAGCGGGGACGCAGGCGTGTACGGAATGGCGGGGCTTGTGTATGAGGTACTCATCGAAAAAGGCTGGACGCGAGAAAGCGATATCGAAGTGGAAGTTATCCCAGGCATTTCTGCCATTAACTCATGTGCCGCTCTTTTAGGTGCGCCAATTATGCATGATGCGTGCACCATTAGTTTAAGCGATCACCTAACGCCGTGGGCGCTTATTGAAAAGCGCATCGAAGCGGCAGCCGCTGCCGATTTTGTCATCGCTTTATATAATCCGAAAAGCGGACGACGCACGCGGCAAATTGTCGAAGCGCAGCGTATTCTTTTGCGTTATCGCTCTCCAAATACTCCGGTCGGATTAGTGAAAAGCGCTTATCGTACGCGGCAACATATCGTATTGACGGATTTAGCGCATATGCTCGATTACGATATCGGAATGTTAACGACCGTCATTATCGGCAATTCTTCGACGTTTGTATACGACGGGCTGATGATCACACCGCGCGGATACCAACGAAAATATACGTTAAGCGCCGCCGAACAGCCGCTGAAACCACACGAACGGCTTCGCAAAGAAGCGGAACCGTGGGCGCTTGATCAAAAGAAATCAGAACCGGTAAGAGAAGTGGCAGAAGCAGCATTGCAAAAATTGGCGATTCGCCACCAAGACACCACGACGTTTGCGCCGGCGATTTTCGAAATCGCGGTTAGCCCAGGAGTAGCGAACAAAAATTTTACGCCAAAACAGATGATGGTACTAGCAGACATCGTCGATGAAGACGGAACGATGATGTATACCCCGGATCATTATTTGAAGCTGGAAGTTCCTACTTCCGATCCAGACCTTATCATCGCTAGACTGAAAGAAGCGGGACTGACTGTTGCCCCTGTTGGTGATGTACTGACGTTGAAAGCTTGCGATTTTTGCGACGGTGAGAAAAAAGACGCGATTCCATACGCGGAACAGCTATACGAACAGCTTGGCGGAATGGCGCTTCCGAAAGAATTGAAGCTCGGTGTAAACGGCTGCGGTATGGCATGTTACGGAGCGGTACGGGAAGATATCGGAGTCGTCTATCGGAAAGGAGCATTCGACTTATTTTTAGGAGGAAAAACGGTCGGAAGAAACGCACACCCTGGACAACTTGTCGCTGAAGGAATTCCGCCTAGTGAGATTGTGTCCGTTGTCACCCGCATTATTCAAGAATATAAGGAACGCGCGCACCCGAACGAACGGTTTCATAAGTTTTTTAAGCGAGTGAAACAAGTCGGCGGATTTGTGTATCAAGAAGCGAAGCAGGCGGCAAAAATCGAAGTGCCTGCCTGTGGTGAATAA
- the rraA gene encoding ribonuclease E activity regulator RraA has translation MKTADLCDEFLSELQVCQLPLQSYGGKKEFSGPIATVEVFEDNVLVREALETVPAGTVLVVDGKGSRNCALLGDRLAQIACERGLAGVIIHGCIRDSAEIANMPLGVMAIGTCPVKSKKEGKGKRDVALEFGGVRWEPGAYVYADQDGIVLAKTDLLKKSS, from the coding sequence ATGAAAACAGCTGATTTATGCGATGAATTTTTAAGTGAACTGCAAGTTTGCCAATTGCCGCTCCAATCATACGGCGGCAAAAAAGAATTTTCCGGACCGATTGCGACCGTTGAGGTGTTCGAGGATAACGTACTCGTCCGCGAGGCGCTCGAAACTGTTCCGGCAGGCACCGTATTGGTCGTTGACGGAAAAGGTTCGCGCAATTGCGCGTTACTTGGAGACCGTCTTGCCCAGATCGCTTGCGAGCGCGGGCTTGCCGGGGTGATTATTCACGGATGCATTCGCGATTCTGCGGAAATCGCTAACATGCCGCTTGGCGTCATGGCTATCGGTACATGCCCGGTGAAAAGCAAAAAAGAAGGGAAAGGAAAACGGGATGTCGCGCTTGAATTTGGCGGCGTTCGTTGGGAGCCAGGTGCTTATGTGTACGCTGATCAAGACGGGATTGTATTGGCGAAAACGGACTTATTGAAAAAAAGTAGTTGA
- the cbiQ gene encoding cobalt ECF transporter T component CbiQ, giving the protein MIRQFDTIAYNNRLRTIRPEQKVIFAFILLIMAMIGSWKMQVMMTIWLAAWIIGYARVSWTVYAKALGVVSLFLVMSFPALLVSIDNSFHVSIDRSHIPTVMSLLSRSVAAWSCLFFLLVTTPFPEMLYVLKRMKVPSIIIELLFFTYRFVFVFEKVAEELYVAMKARNGGNHWRHGGMLVFQLFQKIWHSYEALRLALWARGVSDEIVYVHMETYNEKNKRYLWEAAIGISLLLWLG; this is encoded by the coding sequence ATGATCCGGCAGTTTGACACAATCGCTTACAACAACCGCCTGCGAACAATACGTCCCGAACAAAAAGTGATATTTGCGTTCATATTATTAATAATGGCCATGATAGGTAGTTGGAAAATGCAAGTAATGATGACGATTTGGCTTGCCGCGTGGATTATCGGGTATGCTCGTGTTTCGTGGACAGTATACGCCAAAGCCCTCGGAGTCGTGTCATTGTTTCTAGTGATGAGTTTTCCAGCTTTGCTCGTTTCCATTGATAATTCTTTTCATGTTTCTATTGATCGTTCGCACATTCCCACTGTGATGTCTTTACTATCTCGTTCGGTCGCAGCTTGGTCTTGTTTATTTTTCCTACTAGTGACTACTCCGTTTCCAGAGATGTTGTATGTGCTCAAGCGAATGAAAGTACCATCCATCATCATTGAGTTGTTATTTTTTACGTATCGGTTTGTATTTGTTTTCGAGAAAGTAGCGGAAGAGCTATACGTAGCAATGAAAGCGAGAAATGGGGGAAACCATTGGCGGCATGGCGGGATGTTGGTGTTCCAGCTTTTTCAGAAAATATGGCATTCCTATGAAGCGTTGCGCCTTGCTTTATGGGCGCGAGGAGTTTCCGATGAAATTGTCTATGTTCATATGGAAACATACAACGAAAAAAATAAACGTTATCTGTGGGAAGCGGCAATCGGCATAAGTTTGCTTCTATGGCTTGGATGA
- a CDS encoding precorrin-8X methylmutase has protein sequence MDFRTEFRPITVQPQQIEERSFQIIDEEIGEHHFTKEQYPIVQRVIHASADFELGKSLLFHPDAVHAGIEAIRSGKTVVADVQMVQVGVNKARIEKFGGKVKVYISDEDVIAEAKRLNTTRAIVAMRKAAKEVEGGIFAIGNAPTALLELIRLIKEGEARPGLVIGLPVGFVSAAESKAELAKLDVPFITNIGRKGGSTITVAALNALSLLAERG, from the coding sequence ATGGATTTTCGCACGGAATTTCGTCCGATTACAGTCCAACCGCAACAAATTGAAGAAAGAAGTTTTCAAATCATTGATGAAGAAATTGGTGAACATCATTTTACGAAAGAACAATATCCGATTGTACAGCGCGTCATTCATGCTTCTGCAGATTTTGAGCTTGGAAAAAGCTTGTTGTTTCACCCTGATGCCGTCCATGCGGGAATCGAAGCAATACGCAGTGGCAAAACGGTCGTCGCTGATGTGCAAATGGTACAAGTCGGGGTAAATAAAGCGCGCATTGAAAAGTTTGGCGGCAAAGTGAAAGTGTATATTTCCGACGAAGATGTCATTGCGGAGGCGAAAAGGCTCAACACGACAAGAGCGATTGTCGCGATGCGAAAAGCGGCTAAAGAAGTAGAAGGCGGGATTTTTGCCATTGGCAACGCGCCAACGGCATTGCTGGAATTAATTCGTTTAATTAAAGAAGGAGAAGCACGTCCGGGATTAGTGATCGGCCTGCCGGTCGGGTTTGTGTCGGCGGCGGAATCAAAAGCGGAATTGGCGAAATTGGATGTTCCATTTATTACAAATATCGGCCGAAAAGGAGGAAGCACCATTACAGTGGCGGCGCTAAACGCGCTGTCACTGTTGGCAGAGCGAGGGTAA
- a CDS encoding energy-coupling factor ABC transporter ATP-binding protein, translated as MLKMDEVYYTYPNGPCVLKGLSLHIPNGKKCALIGHNGCGKTTLFLHANGLLRPDSGDIYWNGEKMDYRRQTLQKWRREVGIVFQNPEHQLVAPLVRDELAFGLHHLGMKKNEMDELIEKALDEFGLRSWLDKPVHHLSLGQKKWLTLAAVMVMNPKLLVLDEPTAYLDRLQIDRFIEKINAIHQAGTTVLIATHDFDFVLEWADIVFVMHDGQIVMQGSPQDVFARQHQLQKWHLGVPLLASVWKMLFPHETRIPRNVEEMKQWMTMNERTSLRISEKVI; from the coding sequence ATGCTGAAAATGGATGAAGTATATTATACGTATCCGAACGGACCATGCGTGTTAAAAGGATTAAGCCTTCATATTCCCAATGGAAAAAAATGCGCGCTTATCGGTCATAATGGATGCGGTAAAACAACGTTATTTTTACACGCGAACGGGCTATTGCGGCCCGACTCTGGCGATATCTATTGGAATGGAGAAAAGATGGACTATCGACGTCAAACCTTGCAAAAATGGCGACGAGAGGTCGGCATCGTTTTTCAAAATCCGGAACACCAGCTTGTGGCGCCGTTGGTACGTGATGAACTGGCGTTTGGCCTGCACCATTTAGGAATGAAAAAAAATGAGATGGACGAGCTCATTGAAAAAGCGCTGGACGAGTTTGGATTGCGTTCATGGTTGGACAAGCCCGTTCATCATTTAAGTCTCGGCCAAAAAAAATGGCTGACGCTTGCCGCCGTAATGGTGATGAACCCGAAATTATTAGTGCTCGATGAGCCGACGGCGTATTTAGATCGCCTACAGATCGATCGGTTTATCGAGAAGATAAACGCTATTCATCAAGCCGGCACGACGGTTTTGATTGCGACTCATGATTTTGATTTTGTCTTAGAGTGGGCAGATATCGTGTTTGTCATGCACGACGGACAAATTGTCATGCAAGGATCGCCGCAAGATGTATTTGCAAGGCAGCATCAATTGCAAAAATGGCATCTTGGTGTTCCTCTGCTTGCTTCTGTATGGAAAATGTTGTTTCCACACGAGACGCGCATCCCGCGGAATGTGGAAGAAATGAAACAATGGATGACAATGAATGAGCGCACAAGCCTCCGTATTAGTGAAAAAGTGATATAG
- a CDS encoding energy-coupling factor ABC transporter permease, whose protein sequence is MKKWRAALFLFGLVVYFTFSESSSAFAMHIMEGFLPVRWVIFWWLVFLPFFIIGMRSLIRITREHPELKLLIALSGAFTFVLSALKIPSVTGSSSHPTGVGLGAVLFGPWAMVVMGSIVLLFQALLLAHGGLTTLGANAMSMAVVGPIVGYGIYCLGKKWNIPRRWTIFFAAFFSDLATYVVTSLQLALAFPDATGGVFASFVKFAGIFAVTQIPLAITEGLLTVVVWNFLSTYSSRELSQLERGV, encoded by the coding sequence ATGAAAAAATGGAGAGCTGCCCTTTTCCTTTTCGGATTAGTTGTCTATTTTACTTTCTCTGAAAGTTCATCGGCATTTGCGATGCATATTATGGAAGGATTTTTGCCTGTCAGATGGGTGATTTTTTGGTGGCTAGTGTTTTTGCCGTTTTTTATCATCGGTATGCGTTCACTAATTCGGATTACACGTGAGCATCCGGAACTAAAGCTGCTCATTGCGCTGTCGGGGGCATTTACGTTTGTACTGTCCGCCTTAAAAATTCCATCCGTTACTGGAAGCAGCTCACATCCAACGGGGGTCGGTCTCGGTGCGGTGCTGTTTGGTCCATGGGCGATGGTGGTGATGGGAAGCATCGTATTGCTGTTTCAAGCGTTATTGCTGGCACATGGCGGATTGACGACATTAGGGGCGAATGCCATGTCCATGGCAGTCGTCGGTCCGATCGTAGGGTACGGCATTTATTGTTTAGGGAAAAAGTGGAATATACCGCGACGTTGGACCATCTTTTTCGCTGCATTTTTCTCTGATTTAGCCACATATGTTGTCACCTCCTTGCAATTAGCGTTGGCGTTTCCGGACGCGACAGGCGGAGTTTTCGCTTCGTTTGTCAAATTTGCCGGCATTTTCGCTGTCACGCAAATACCATTGGCGATTACAGAAGGGTTGCTTACGGTCGTCGTTTGGAATTTCTTATCCACTTACAGCAGCCGGGAACTAAGTCAATTAGAGAGAGGAGTGTAG
- the cobK gene encoding precorrin-6A reductase encodes MIIVLAGTSDARKLALCIQQAGYGVLATVVTEHAADQLRASGLAVHLGRLTAEQLAELIRVKKAKAVVDASHPFAEEASKNAMQAAIDAGVPYIRYERQAAPVAYERVTFVDSYVEAAELAAKKQGVIMLTTGSKTLSIFAKKLLGLPNTRVIARMLPRKDNMEKCEELKFPQENIVAMQGPFTKELDKALFQHFGVTLLITKESGKVGFVDEKIAAAQELGIETIVIRRPSIQYGTVYSQFSDVVKALQQIVPLSIHS; translated from the coding sequence ATGATTATTGTATTAGCGGGAACGAGCGATGCCCGAAAGCTGGCGCTTTGTATTCAACAAGCAGGCTATGGTGTATTAGCGACGGTCGTTACAGAACATGCGGCGGATCAGTTGCGTGCTTCCGGCTTAGCGGTGCACCTTGGACGGCTGACGGCGGAACAATTGGCGGAGTTGATCCGCGTAAAGAAAGCGAAAGCGGTGGTGGACGCGAGCCATCCGTTTGCCGAAGAAGCGTCGAAAAACGCGATGCAAGCAGCCATAGACGCGGGGGTTCCATATATCCGTTACGAACGGCAAGCGGCTCCCGTTGCTTATGAGCGCGTCACGTTTGTTGACAGTTATGTAGAAGCAGCCGAGCTCGCTGCGAAAAAACAAGGCGTCATTATGCTAACGACCGGAAGCAAAACGTTATCCATTTTCGCAAAAAAGCTGTTAGGACTTCCGAATACGCGCGTGATTGCGCGCATGCTGCCGCGCAAAGATAATATGGAGAAATGTGAGGAACTCAAGTTTCCACAAGAAAATATCGTTGCGATGCAAGGTCCGTTTACGAAAGAACTAGATAAGGCGCTTTTCCAACATTTTGGCGTTACGTTGCTCATTACGAAAGAAAGCGGAAAAGTTGGGTTTGTCGATGAAAAAATCGCTGCCGCACAGGAGCTAGGGATTGAGACGATTGTCATCCGCCGTCCATCGATTCAGTATGGTACGGTGTATTCACAGTTTTCCGATGTCGTTAAGGCATTACAACAAATAGTACCGTTATCCATTCATTCATGA